DNA from Toxoplasma gondii ME49 chromosome X, whole genome shotgun sequence:
GTGAAATACCCCCAAATTAAACGGTTGTTCCCCGAATTGAGGTTGAGAGCCCTTTGGTTGGTCTTCGACAAAGTCGAAAGATTTTTCTACTTACACGAAGGAATTTCTTTCTCTGGTTTGCCTCTGATAACAATTCGCACCGTGCAAGCGTCAGGGCGCTTGTTGTTGACTGGGGATCTTCTTCCGCTTGTCGGAGTGCCGACGGCGGTGTCGGTGGGTTTGGTTTACAGCTGAAAAAGATAGACCCAGCACTGTCGGGCCATTTGCTGGTTGTGAACGAATATTCTACGCCTTCGGATACAGTTTCTTTTGTCAGAGATGCTCCATCGAACAGGTCGGCGAGTTTCACCGGAGTTCGGCAGTTAGGGTAGTCACAAACCGTCTGGTCAGCCGAATTCTGGGCAGGATACAACGTTGGTAAGTTGGCTCCACACTTGAACTTGACGGTTCCAGGCTTCTCGACTATAACTAGCTTTGTCGCTGCGGCGACGTCGCAGACCGTCCCCGTGTCAGAATAGACAACgctttcttccccgtcgtCTTGCGCTCTACAGTTGCTGAGAAAAACACTGTGAACCgcaaagacaagaaaaagcagagataTGGAGGTAACTCGGCTCCGCCGACACGGCAAGAGCTTCTGGGACGGCTCGCGCGGGCTCTTCATtgtggaaaaaaagaggaagtcgGTGGAATTTAAAGTGACACAGGAGCTTGCTGCACGACACCAAGCGAActcgcgtgcatgcatcgagcTGTGTGAGTCCACCTCCGGAGGGGAACGTTTTGCTGTCCGGTTTCAAACAGTTGAAGGAGGCCAGTAAATTAATGATGAATGGCGGTCTGCATAGAGGGGGACACAGTTTCAGCGCTTCAGTTTGAATTATTTACTTCAGCTGACTCTCTCTGCACATTCGCTACTGCTGGTGGCCCGGTTTTAATCAGTAAAGGGTGTCGTAGAAATGCAAGGGAAAGCCTCAGGTGTCCCTCTCAAAGTAAACAAACGTTAGAAAGCGCCTTCCCCTTTTCAAGGTGAAGCCGCGTTTCCGTTAGaaagcgccttcttctccaaagTTAAACATGAGAATTTTTCGAAAAGGGCGTTCCCTCCTTGTGTTAGTCGGCTCTAGCATCGGAGGCCCCCTGTTCGATGCCGTGCAACTGGGGGCCACACCAACCAAAAAAAACTTAGATCGGACTTTGCCCGCTACGTTACAAACAAAAATGCTTCACTGACAACCATGGGCTGCACaaacagaaagcgaagggGAGACAGTTTCTCCGACTTTTTGTGCGGCAGCTGCTCAGACAAGAGTAGAGTCGCCGTGCCGGGTGGATAGCGGTCGACCGTCAATGCCAGCATAAGAGGCGACAAGCGTCAGACTACACGACAGATAACTGTTGAACGTTTTCTCTTGATTGGATGGTCAGAGAACAAGAAGTGAGCATGCCTCTGAAATCCTCCCTAAAATTCAGCTGGCCAGCTCATGTACGACGGGAACCGAACCCTTCAGGTGGTGGCGGTGCACAGCAGTCAAAAGAGAACTGCGCTAGAAGTTCTCTGAACTTGGTTATCGGGAAAATTCCGCATTACGCGCAAGCTTGACATCGGGCGTCATCACAGGATAGATGAAAGCATGAGGGATGCTACGACAATTATATCGGCGACATATCAAGTGAAGTGTGTAGCGACTTCACGCAGAGGACGGAGTGTTTCGTTTTACTTTGCTGCAGTAAAGCAAGTGGATAATTTTACCGTGAAACACAGTTCTTGTCTTTAGCGCTCGGGTGGTGAACTCTTTGTGATACAAGTTCAAGCAAATAGTCAAACACCTGTCAAGAGGTGAGTCGCTACACGCTAGCAATGCGGCCGGTAGCCTGAAATTTCGCACCACCAATGAAGAAAGGTAAATACGAAAAGTAATCCCCCGGAAACTTCATCTGTAGCTGGTGGAACATTAGAAATCCACATTTCTTCGAAGGAAACCAGAAGGGTGCTTCTTTTCGCCAAGATCACACTGCTGATACGGCGGACAGAGTGCTCTCCATGGAAATCGACTTGCGGTTTTCTACAACACAAGCGTTCCAGCACAAATCGGATATCCGCCTGCAGAGCGTTCTTTTCCTTCCGCGTTATTGACAGATTTAGTTCAACACTCTGGAACGAAACAACAGACAGTAAGCCAGAAGAAACTGTTCCAATCCTCTAAAGACACGACAAAAGGACAAAAGTAAAACACAGGACTAGAAGAAGACATCTAGACCATGTGTGGAAGACCCCATTTTCTTCTCAATGAGCGCAGTCGCTGACGCCTGCAAGAGCTCCAGAAATGGCGATCCTCTCGGAAATGATCCAGTTCAAAATAGACTGCTCCATTCCTGGAGAGCTTGCGTGATAGTATGCCCTAAGCAATATGATGTCACGATGCCCTTCTTACACAAATAGTACAGTGCTGGCCAAGCTCCTTGTATCCACTTAACTCGCTTCGTAATTTTCATTAGAGCAAACGATCTAAAGCAAGAAAACCTCCTCATGCAACAAGATGAAAGTCGAGGACtgtgtcttgtctttctttaACACCAACTTTCACGACACGATTACACGCAATTGGGAGGGATTACACACTCTACAAAGAGCGCCCGTTTTCGAAGCACAAATGCCATTGCAACAAAACGGCaaaatacacatatatacaccCGCAGCCACCCCAAGACAGCAATCGCAGCACCTGTCGAATTCTACCAAGCCACACGTACTTCAGAAGCTTTGAAGAATGATTTAAATGCATTCTGTGGTGATTCATCGGGCTTTCCACGAGTCTTGGGACGAGCAAAACGTGCATACGTCGGCAAAAGGTATGCGAGACTTCCATTCTAGCGGTAGAACACAGCGCTTCTTCCGAGAGTCCACG
Protein-coding regions in this window:
- the SRS18 gene encoding SAG-related sequence SRS18 (encoded by transcript TGME49_215680~Gene product name based on ToxoDB Community Expert Annotation.), giving the protein MHAREFAWCRAASSCVTLNSTDFLFFSTMKSPREPSQKLLPCRRSRVTSISLLFLVFAVHSVFLSNCRAQDDGEESVVYSDTGTVCDVAAATKLVIVEKPGTVKFKCGANLPTLYPAQNSADQTVCDYPNCRTPVKLADLFDGASLTKETVSEGVEYSFTTSKWPDSAGSIFFSCKPNPPTPPSALRQAEEDPQSTTSALTLARCELLSEANQRKKFLRMSAARPLGSASLELTLPVTPSLSVVAQKWLLRRKHTRIRRPSAQI